The Aphis gossypii isolate Hap1 chromosome 3, ASM2018417v2, whole genome shotgun sequence genome includes a region encoding these proteins:
- the LOC114121154 gene encoding uncharacterized protein LOC114121154 — protein sequence MNEKLENEESIVLKFVQDFFASYDINRHVLHTFFPEDGTFIILGNRMSGHSAIQQAMLTMATATHLLFSIDIVSLSMPLPEKVSMYQVLCAGNVEFGGDAQTHGFTATLLVYFLRPNVLNVVSYNERCQWPKLS from the coding sequence atgaatgaaaaattagaaaatgaaGAATCtattgtattgaaatttgTTCAAGATTTTTTCGCTAGCTACGACATAAATCGTCATGtcctccatacatttttcccAGAAGatggtacatttattatacttggcaATCGCATGTCTGGCCATTCAGCTATTCAACAAGCTATGTTAACAATGGCTACAGCAACTCATCTACTATTCAGTATTGACATTGTAAGTCTTAGCATGCCATTGCCAGAAAAAGTATCTATGTATCAAGTATTATGTGCTGGTAATGTCGAGTTTGGAGGTGATGCACAAACACATGGATTCACTGCTACTCttctagtttattttttgaggCCTAATGTTTTGAACGTCGTATCATATAATGAACGATGTCAGTGGCCTAAGTTgtcctaa